The Fervidicoccus fontis Kam940 DNA window GGGAAAGAACGAGGAGTATCTAATTCAAAAGTACAGACCTGATCCTATGCTTAACATGGTCTCATACGAGCCCAAATCGGGCTGTGAGTTCTTTAAAGTTGTGAAGAGCAAAAACGGCTATGTCGTATTCTGCGATGCCCTTCAAAGATATTTGACAAAGCATGAAATAGAGCTCTGCATGAAAGATTTTGAGAGGTGCCCAATTAGGAGGGTTCTAAGTTTAAGGGTCTAAAAATTACTCTTCTCCTTGTTCCTCAAAGAGACTATGCTTGATTCTATATCGCTTATTGCAGTATTGACCATTTTATTTATATAAGGAAGGACTGTCTTCTGTGAGGAGTAAACCCTCAGCTTCATCAATTCGTTTAATGCATCTTGCATAGCATAAATGGCCAGCATCTCCTTGGTTTTTACGACCAGATTTTTAACAATGTTCAGCTTCATTATGGCTACATCTAAAAGCTCTTTTGAGTTCACAAAAATGCTGTCGCTAGAAACGCTTCGGGACGCTTTTGGCTCCACATTCTTTAAAGCGTTCTCTAGTAAATCGAGATAGTAGTCTATTTTTGCCTCAATTTTCAACAGCTCATACCTTTCTTCAAATATCTCCTGCAAATTGCTCCCCTACTATTTTTTTATGAAATAAAGAATACTTAAAAGGGAAACCCCAAGCTCAAATTACAACTGAAATCCTCGCAATTTTATAGAAGGGATGAAGGTTTATAAGATTTGGTAGCACTCTAAATGGACCTCATTTGGTAGCACTCTAAATGGACCTCTCGCCCTCTAGAGTGTGAGGAGATCAGAACGGATCTGGCATTTTTTAGTGCGGAGAAACTGATTTTTGAGGAAAAAATCAGGTTTAATAACTAGCCATTTGCAATTTTTAGTTAAAAATATTATCAATAAAAGGTTTATTTGAATCAGTTGAGCAGGTGTTGCTTGATTTGAGCAAAAGTCAGAAGTCAGTTAAAACCGGTGCATCATTCATCGAAAAGCTATACTCTCACAAAACTTTAATATCTCTTGCGATAGTAATCGCAATCTCTGCGGCTGCTTTTTACATAAGAATGCTCAGGGTCTTCAAATATGGCTACATGCTGGATGAAGCAGATCCTTTTATTGCATACTACGCGACTAACTATATGGTTCAGCATGGGATATCTTCATGGTACTCTCTAACACAGAGCAATCCCGCCATGCAGATATTTTGGTACCCATGGGGAAGGGACTTGGCATATTCTGACTACCCGCTCTTTATGATGCTCGCCGCTCTTACATATCCCATAGGGAAGCTATTTGGCCTGAGCGTTATGCAGTGGGTAGTTATACAGCCTCCTATTGCCGGCGCGCTTATAGCTCTGTTTTCATACCTGCTTGTAAGAGAGGTCACAGGCGAGATGGCAGGGATCATCTCAGCATTCATGGCAGCTGTTCTCCCAGGAATGCTCGACAGGACAATTGCAGGATTTTTTGTAAAGCTCGGAATGGTTCAACCTCTGATAGTGCTGGCATTTCTATTCCTCGTGCTTATGTTTAAGGAAGGAGAATTAAAGCGAAAAATTATTTATACCATTATTTCAGGAGTTCTAGTCGGCCTTGTAGCTTGGGACTGGGGAGGATATCAAGTAGTTGACCTTGTAATAGGAACTTTCCTAGTTTTTTACCCCCTTGCAAAGGAGCCTGAGATCAGAGAATTCTACTCCATTTGGCTCTTTACAGCAGTAACCCTAATTGTCCAACTTCTCTCTCCCCCAGTAGGTCTGATGAGCATAATAAAGGGCTCAGGACTTTTCATAATAGGTGGAGGCATCGCATATACCTTCTCATTCCTTCTGCTCAGGTACTCTAAGAAGATTGCTCTCCTCAAGAAGTACTCATGGAGAAAGATATATTCAGGTTTTCTAGTGTTCCTAGCTGTCGTAGCAGTAATAATGCTTTACTTCAACTTCTTCGATATTTCCGGAAGGGCTTATTACTTCATTGGACTAAATACAAACAACGCACTTGTGGCTTCAGTTTCAGAGCACCAGGAAATGACATTGAGCGGCTTGATAAGCGAAGTGGGGCTCTCCTTCATACTTACAGTCTTTTACATAGTCTACGGATTGTTCCAGTCGAGGAAGCAACCGCTTCATATGTTCTTCATCGTCCTCGCAGTGTACTCAATAATCATGGGGTTTAAGGCCTCCTACCTTCTCATGTTCGTTGCGACTTCCTTCAGCATTACAGGAGGCATTGTGGTAAATCTGATATCAGACAACTTGGTCAAAGCTTTCGGTCTTAAGGAGCTGAAGGTTGAGAGGAAAAAGAAATCTCAAAAGGTCAATAGAGACAGCATTGGGATCACTATTTGGTCCGCTGCCCTCATTGTGATAGTTGTCATAGGATTCATTCAAATGAGCACGACTATAGCTTATGCACAAACTCCCCCGCTAATTCTTTCGGGAGGGATCGGGATGGCGAGGGAGAATGACGCTTGGATATATACGCTAGATTACATCAAAAATGATACTCCTGCGAACAGCGTTATTTTAACGTGGTGGGATTACGGCTACTGGATACCGGTCATGACCGGAAGGGCTACTGTGGCGGATGGAGCAACGATAAATCAGACGCAGATACAGCTCCTCGCGACAATTTTAACCAGCGACAACATTTCAGAAATAGATAACATAGCTTTCAATGAGCTGCGAACTCCTCAGAATGCCACGTATGTCCTCACATTTGATGTCTTCGAAGCATATAAGCAGAGCAGCAATACCTGGGTCGTTGGGCCGTACACCAGCATATACTCAGGCTCAGAAGGGCTCGCGGATATTCCAAAGTCTATTTGGATGCTGAGGATAGCTGATAGAGTGAACTTGACTGGATATTCGCCTTACTTTGCAGTAACTACAATACCTTACCAAGGAAGCTATTATCCGGTTATTGGACCTAACTGGACGAATCCTCTTGTTCAGAGCACTTTAATTTACAAGATGATGATAGACGGTGTATACATGCTCAATAACACAGATATTGTAGCTGGGACGGTCAATAATTTAACGGGCAATGTAGAGTTCATGGATTATGCAACGGGCAACATCATTCCTTATCATCCACTTGACGGTCTCCAGCCTGTGAAGATAATAACTGACAGCATTTACAGCAATAATACTACAAACATATTTGTTGCAGTATTTCTATATAAGCTAGGCTGACTTTTTCCAAACCATAAGTAGGGTTTTACGTTATTATTGTCTTCCTGAAAATTTTTTATCATCTTCCATTTAGCATTAAAGGCTGGAATTTAGCGAAAAATATTTTTGATAATTGTTGGAAATATTAATTATACAAAGTAAGCTTGAAATTGCTGTGCTGTTAATTTAAAAATTGGTAAAAGGATTTTCAATCGTGAAATTCGTTTAAAAATTATAAAAATTATTTGGAGAGCAGTGGAGATCTCGGCATGAAAAAGGATGAGTGCAATTGGACTGCTTTATATGTTAATTATTCAAGCAAAATAGCATTAGAAATTGCGGATCAGATACTAAATGAAGCTCGGGAAATAGGTGAAGAAGTGAAGATCATATATCGAAAAACAGGCCTTCTTGAATATGATGGCTATAAAGTAGAAAGCAAAAAGCCATGCAGGCTCATTATAGTAGGTGGAGATGGGACTCTCTTAAATGCTCTTCAGGATGAGACCAATCATGACGCGATCATTGCGACTGTTGCGGGCGGGAGGAGAAATTTCTATTACGACGCCTCATCCATTCAAGGAAGAAGCATACTGAAAAGACTCTTGAACGGGGCATATGTCGAGCAGAAGGTCTGGGGATTAAAATTGGAAATGGGAAGGAGAAAGCACTTCTTTTTTAACGATGCGGTTATAGCTTCGAATCACATGAAAGTAATTGAGCTAAATGTCTTCATAAATGGGAGGAAGCTATACGAAGTTGCTGGTGACGGCATCATTATCTCAACATCATCAGGCTCTTCTGCCTACAATATTAGCTGCGGAGGTCCGCTGGTTGACTTCTCTCACCCTTCCATACTCTTGAGTCCTTTGAATTCGACTATACTCTGGAATAGGCCCGTTGTTTTGGACTATTTGTCTTCAGTTGATATAGAAATAGAGAGAAATATCGAATATTCAAAAGTGATTTTAGACGGAACAAAAGTTTTAGATCCTGAGGAGAAGATAAAAATATACATGTACGAGAAGCCAATTAGGTTTGCTCGCTTTGAGCGGTTGCAGACATATGAAAAAATCTTCAGATTTTAAAACTGTTTATATATTCGACACTGGCGCATTCCTGACAGGACTGCACCTGTCATTTCCGTTCCAAATTTATACAGTGAAGGAAGTTGTAGATGAAGTGAAAGATTTTGAAAACAAGAGCAAGCTGGAATATACCTTATCAGCGAACAGAATAATTATTGAAGAAGTAGAAGACGACCTTAGATCATTAAACAAGAAGCTCAGTAAGGCGTTAAGCAAAGCGGACAGAAAGCTCATAAATCTCGCGCTGAAGAAAAAAGGCGAAGGTTTTAATGTTGTTGTGTTCACAGATGATTACAAAATTCAGGAAGCGCTCCTCTCTGTCGGCATAGAGTTCAAGCCAATTAGATATAGAAGTATTAAGAGATAATCATAACAAAAGACTTATTATTCCATATGTTGAATTTAAAACATGTACCCATGCAACTTCTTGAAGCATGGGGAAGGGGAGCTGTGAGCCCCCCAGGAAGAGCAAATGACGGGAACGGCATAAAGCCTTCTCTAGATGCTTAAAGCCCTATAGAGGGTAGCTCACGCAAAACATAACGGAAGGTATGAACTTTGAGTGAAGAGAAAGATATGGGCGAAGAGCCCCAAAATAAAAAAATAATGGATTTAAAACAGGGCGAAAGCTCTGTTAGTATAAAAGCCCGAGTTCTTGAAACGGGCGATACAAAAACAATAGAAACGAAGAAAGGAACAAGAACAATAAGCGAAGCGATACTGGGAGACGACACCGGAAGAATAAAGGCGACTTTTTGGGGAGATAAAGCGGGAAGCGTGCAGGAAGGACAGGCTGTAGAAGTTAAAGGCGCATGGACAACGAGCTTCAGAGGAAAAGTGCAGTTGAACGTAGGATCGAGTTCAGAGGTGTCCCAAATAGACGATTCGGAAGTACCACAGAAAGATGAAGTCCCAGAAAGCGAGCCGACCGCCCCAATGGAAGATAGAGGATATGGAAGCAGAAGGCAGGGCGGAGGAAGAAGGGACTACAGACAGGGAAGGAACTATCCTCGTAAGAGAGAATGGTGAATATAACAAATGAGCTATGCAGAATTGAAGAGCAAAAAGTTCACGCATAAAGGAGAGGAAACTGGTGCTACTGAAGATACGTTCTATGTAACGGATGAAAATCAGGTCACATATGAGATGTCCGCTGCAGTATACTATATATGGAAAGTTTCTGACGGAACTAAGAGCTTGGAAGAGATCGTAAAGCAAGCAAGCGAGGAGCTTAACATACCGGTCAATGAATTGGAAGAGCCTATTGCAATGATAATTACCAAGTTACTCGAGAGCAACTTACTAGCAGAAGTTAAATAAAAAAACATAAAAACCCAGTTCAACATAAAATAATATCGGCGGGTAAAAAAAGCGGGGTAGGGCAGCCAGGTAGCCCGCGGGAGGAGCAGAAAAGCTTTCTGCTCCCGCGAAGCTCATAAAAGGTTGCCCAATGACATTTGAGAAACCCCGAGGTCGGTGGTTCAAATCCACCCCCCGCTATCTTTCGGGGGACCCGCCGCCAAAATTTTTATATCTTTAAGATTTTTTCCCTCATAAAAGAAAAGCAGGATTTTCTCAACTCTTCATTTTCCAGTAGTTTGCTATAGTTTTCGCAGTTTCTTTTAAGAACGGAATAACCGTAATAATCCTTTATGCCTTGAATATGAAGAACAATGTCGCTTTTTCTATCGAATTTTATCTCTTTTTTTATTTTTTCCTCTAATTCTTTGCACAGATCCTTCTTAACCCCTCTTACTTCACAATTTACATACTTTACTGAGATCTCCGACTTTTTCAGTACTTTTAAGAGTTCATCTGAGCTCAACAAGGGGTAGATCTTCATAGGATAAGAGAGAACGCTGCTTATCAAGAGATTATAGGCGAAATACGGCGAATCAGTGAAAAAAAGAACAACCCCCCCATAGACGGCCTTTCTTTCTTCAAACTTGACGTTTTTCAGAATGAAAAAGCTCAAGACCTCATTTATCAGCTCATTCTCGCTGTTTATTTTCGTTGTTATGAGAATCAAATTCACTCGCTCCTCCATCTGCAGATATCTGCTAGAGGACAGAGATCGCACTTTTCCCCTTTCGGTCTGCAGAATTTCCTCCCTACGTATATTAACTTGTAGTGGGCTTCTTTGAGCAGATTTCTATCCAAAACTTCCCTCCAAAATTGGCTAACTTCTTCATAGTCCATTTTTTTATCCAGAAGCCTTTCAGTAACCCTCTTTATGTGCCTGTCAACTGGGAAGAGAGGCATGTTGCAGTATACTGATAAGAAAAGATCTGCGGTCTTCTTTCCAATTCCCTTAATTGAAGTTAGCTCTCTGCGTGCCTCTTCAGGAGGCTTTTTGCACAGATTTTTTAGGAAGAGCTCATCTTTAGATAAAAATCCAGCTAATCTCTTTATAGTTTCTGCTTTAGATTTATACAACCCAGAAATTCTGATTATTTCCTCCAATTCACCCAAACTCATTGAGTTCAATTTCCGAAAATCGAGCCCTCTTTCTACCAAATTCAAAAAAGCTTCAATTGCATTTCTATCGGTGGTGTTCTGGCTCAGTATAATTGAAATTAAAAGATAAAAAGGATCGTCGAAATTCTTACTGACCTCTTTGACTATAAATCTCTGTCCTTTCTCTAAGTTCAGATCTCTTAGAGCTTTGTTGATCTTTTCTCTTAAAAAATCATTAGTGTCTTTTTGCATAAAGCTTCCTTTTTACTCAGTTACTTCCCAGAGTGTGAATGGAGTCCACATCAGCCAAGCTGGCGCGTTCTTGACGAATTCATAAGCTTCTTCCCATCCGTTTAGCCCGATTTCCTTCGCCAGCTCCTCAAGGGTCATTTGAGTGTACACGTACTTTCTCAATACCTTCAAAAGCCTCTCGTCAATAGGTATTTCTCTATCCTTTACTTTTACCACACTTATAGATCTTACCTTATTTTTCGTTTCGCTCATTTACATATCACCTTCCATTTGGTATGAGATAAGCAAGCATGGGGCCGCCGGGATTTGAACCCGGGACCACCAGCGTTCCAGGTTTTGTCATATCGGGGTTCCTCCCCAGGCTGGCATCCTACCAAGCTAGACGACGGCCCCCCAGACACTCTTATTTTTTAAGAAAAGAGTTTAAAAGTATTTATTAATATATTTCCTTCTAAACTCCTTCAAAAACGAAAATTGAAGCGGACTTTCACGTCCTTTTCCTTTTAAATCTATAGCATAAACTATTATTATTTAGGCGAAAAAAACCATGTCCGCTATTGATAAGTTTGGTAAAAGATGGTCTCCGCAAGATTCAGAAGGCATGTGGTCTAAAATTAAAGACAGAATAGTTCCACCACCTCCTGTCAGATACAGAATAACAATGGCATTGTTCAAAATTAGGATTGAAAAGAACAAGCTTGAATACACACTCAATAAGCTTCAGGAAAGAGCAAACGGCCTGTTTGAAAAAGTGGTAGACGCTCAGGTTAAAAAGGATAGCGAAAGAGCTGCGATGTATGCAAACGAAGTTGCAGAAGTAAGGAAAGTTGCGAAGACAATTATGAGCTCAATATTTGCTCTAGAGAGGATCGGATTGAGGCTAGAGACAGTTAGAGATGTGGGAGATCTGGTAAGCGCGATGGGACCAGTAGTAGGAGTTGTAAAGGAAGTTAGAAACAACTTGATGGGCATAATGCCAGAAGTAGCATTTGAGCTTGGAGAGGTCGACGAGATACTTCAGAGCACAGTGACTGAGCTAGGAGAATTCACCGGAATTCAGATGAACAACATCTATGTAACTGATGAAGCAAAGAAGGTAATGGAGGAAGCTGCCACAATTGCAGAGCAGAGAATGAAGGAGCAGTTCCCAGAGCTTCCTGGAGGAAGCATGAACCTGCCAGCGCCGCCATCTGCCAACGCATCTGACAAACACTAACAAAAATTAATATTTTATTAAAACAGTTTTTTGTTTATTTTTTATTTTCTGAGTCAGCAGCGTTTTCATATCATTGCATGAGCTCAAAGCTTTTAACCTTCATCATTCTAAGAATTGAAAATTTAATTTTTAGATAAAAAACCTTCTCCCAGCAAACTCGGAGTATCCTGAAAGCAGGGATTCAATTTCGATGAGTCTGTTGTACTTCGAAGTCCTCTCTCCTCTGCATGGTGCTCCTGCTTTTATTGCTCCATTCCTCAGTGCAACAGAGAGGTCTGCGATAAATGGATCGTCGGTCTCCCCGCTTCTATGGCTTACAATAGCCTTTATGCCAGAATGCATGGCCATTTCTGAAAACCTTATGGTTTCTGTTAAAGTGCCGATCTGGTTGGGCTTTACTATGACCCCAGACACGCTCCCTTTTTCTAAAGCCTTTTCGAGCCTTTTTGGATTGGTTGTTAGAAGGTCATCCCCAACCACGAGAACCCCCTTCTTTCTTAATTTTGAA harbors:
- a CDS encoding STT3 domain-containing protein, with product MSKSQKSVKTGASFIEKLYSHKTLISLAIVIAISAAAFYIRMLRVFKYGYMLDEADPFIAYYATNYMVQHGISSWYSLTQSNPAMQIFWYPWGRDLAYSDYPLFMMLAALTYPIGKLFGLSVMQWVVIQPPIAGALIALFSYLLVREVTGEMAGIISAFMAAVLPGMLDRTIAGFFVKLGMVQPLIVLAFLFLVLMFKEGELKRKIIYTIISGVLVGLVAWDWGGYQVVDLVIGTFLVFYPLAKEPEIREFYSIWLFTAVTLIVQLLSPPVGLMSIIKGSGLFIIGGGIAYTFSFLLLRYSKKIALLKKYSWRKIYSGFLVFLAVVAVIMLYFNFFDISGRAYYFIGLNTNNALVASVSEHQEMTLSGLISEVGLSFILTVFYIVYGLFQSRKQPLHMFFIVLAVYSIIMGFKASYLLMFVATSFSITGGIVVNLISDNLVKAFGLKELKVERKKKSQKVNRDSIGITIWSAALIVIVVIGFIQMSTTIAYAQTPPLILSGGIGMARENDAWIYTLDYIKNDTPANSVILTWWDYGYWIPVMTGRATVADGATINQTQIQLLATILTSDNISEIDNIAFNELRTPQNATYVLTFDVFEAYKQSSNTWVVGPYTSIYSGSEGLADIPKSIWMLRIADRVNLTGYSPYFAVTTIPYQGSYYPVIGPNWTNPLVQSTLIYKMMIDGVYMLNNTDIVAGTVNNLTGNVEFMDYATGNIIPYHPLDGLQPVKIITDSIYSNNTTNIFVAVFLYKLG
- a CDS encoding NAD(+)/NADH kinase codes for the protein MKKDECNWTALYVNYSSKIALEIADQILNEAREIGEEVKIIYRKTGLLEYDGYKVESKKPCRLIIVGGDGTLLNALQDETNHDAIIATVAGGRRNFYYDASSIQGRSILKRLLNGAYVEQKVWGLKLEMGRRKHFFFNDAVIASNHMKVIELNVFINGRKLYEVAGDGIIISTSSGSSAYNISCGGPLVDFSHPSILLSPLNSTILWNRPVVLDYLSSVDIEIERNIEYSKVILDGTKVLDPEEKIKIYMYEKPIRFARFERLQTYEKIFRF
- a CDS encoding OB-fold nucleic acid binding domain-containing protein, which gives rise to MSEEKDMGEEPQNKKIMDLKQGESSVSIKARVLETGDTKTIETKKGTRTISEAILGDDTGRIKATFWGDKAGSVQEGQAVEVKGAWTTSFRGKVQLNVGSSSEVSQIDDSEVPQKDEVPESEPTAPMEDRGYGSRRQGGGRRDYRQGRNYPRKREW
- a CDS encoding PqqD family protein, which translates into the protein MSYAELKSKKFTHKGEETGATEDTFYVTDENQVTYEMSAAVYYIWKVSDGTKSLEEIVKQASEELNIPVNELEEPIAMIITKLLESNLLAEVK
- a CDS encoding endonuclease III domain-containing protein — encoded protein: MQKDTNDFLREKINKALRDLNLEKGQRFIVKEVSKNFDDPFYLLISIILSQNTTDRNAIEAFLNLVERGLDFRKLNSMSLGELEEIIRISGLYKSKAETIKRLAGFLSKDELFLKNLCKKPPEEARRELTSIKGIGKKTADLFLSVYCNMPLFPVDRHIKRVTERLLDKKMDYEEVSQFWREVLDRNLLKEAHYKLIYVGRKFCRPKGEKCDLCPLADICRWRSE
- a CDS encoding Snf7 family protein gives rise to the protein MSAIDKFGKRWSPQDSEGMWSKIKDRIVPPPPVRYRITMALFKIRIEKNKLEYTLNKLQERANGLFEKVVDAQVKKDSERAAMYANEVAEVRKVAKTIMSSIFALERIGLRLETVRDVGDLVSAMGPVVGVVKEVRNNLMGIMPEVAFELGEVDEILQSTVTELGEFTGIQMNNIYVTDEAKKVMEEAATIAEQRMKEQFPELPGGSMNLPAPPSANASDKH